A single region of the Gemella sp. zg-570 genome encodes:
- the dnaN gene encoding DNA polymerase III subunit beta, which translates to MKFSILKNNFLEGLNTVSRALSPTPVFEILKGIKIELDKNKMILKASDSLLSMEYFINTMDEDKEIINVERGGEAVLPSRYFIEIIKKLPTNQIDIEIENQYIKIKSGKSEFNIQGYEPNEYPEFPTVSKENKLEINSTVFNSITKETLFCTAQNDQRPILEGVNFILEEKVLTATSTDSHRLSKRKLKINNLNENKEFNIIIPKKALQSIQKIIESKENNLEIYYEDNRVIFIYENIIYYVLLISGKYPNTEKLIPSTFECVVNVESQIFYDAVDRVSLVSKDEKNDIVKFTINGNIINITSNSKELGTAKEDVFAEIESQVGKFEIAASAKFLKEAIGAINSEKVVIKFSGELTAFTMQPSDYHRDIIEVLLPVRTY; encoded by the coding sequence ATGAAATTTTCAATATTAAAAAATAATTTTTTAGAAGGCTTAAATACAGTATCGAGGGCTTTATCACCTACACCTGTTTTTGAAATATTAAAAGGTATAAAAATAGAACTTGATAAAAATAAAATGATATTAAAAGCAAGTGATTCTTTATTATCTATGGAATATTTTATAAATACAATGGATGAAGATAAAGAAATAATAAATGTAGAAAGAGGAGGAGAAGCAGTTTTACCTTCAAGATATTTTATAGAAATTATAAAAAAATTACCCACTAATCAAATAGATATAGAAATAGAAAATCAATATATAAAAATAAAATCGGGAAAAAGTGAATTTAATATTCAAGGTTATGAACCTAATGAATATCCAGAATTCCCAACTGTATCAAAAGAAAATAAACTAGAAATAAATTCTACTGTTTTTAATAGCATAACAAAAGAAACATTATTCTGTACAGCACAAAATGATCAAAGACCTATTTTAGAAGGTGTAAACTTTATATTAGAAGAAAAAGTTTTAACAGCTACATCAACAGATTCACATAGATTGAGTAAGAGAAAATTAAAGATAAATAATCTAAATGAAAATAAAGAATTTAATATAATAATTCCAAAAAAAGCCCTACAATCTATTCAAAAAATAATAGAAAGTAAAGAAAATAATTTAGAAATATACTATGAAGATAATAGGGTAATATTTATTTATGAAAATATTATTTATTATGTACTTCTTATAAGTGGAAAATATCCCAATACAGAAAAATTAATTCCATCTACTTTTGAATGTGTAGTAAATGTAGAAAGTCAAATTTTTTATGATGCAGTCGATAGGGTTTCGCTGGTAAGTAAGGATGAAAAAAATGATATAGTAAAATTCACTATAAATGGAAATATTATAAATATTACATCTAATTCAAAAGAATTAGGAACAGCAAAAGAAGATGTATTTGCTGAAATAGAAAGTCAAGTAGGTAAATTTGAAATAGCAGCCTCTGCCAAATTTTTAAAGGAAGCTATAGGTGCCATAAATTCAGAAAAAGTAGTTATAAAATTTTCTGGAGAACTAACAGCATTTACTATGCAACCAAGTGATTATCATAGAGATATAATAGAAGTTTTACTTCCTGTAAGAACTTATTAA